The following are encoded together in the Salinibacterium sp. UTAS2018 genome:
- a CDS encoding BlaI/MecI/CopY family transcriptional regulator: MNSLGELERSVMDLLWASAEGLSAYDLQAELAGPDGTGRELAATTILTVLSRLEKKNFVVRERDLRPHRYRAASGRESHMADLMHEVLGGANDRTAVLERFVGQVSNEEAETLRRILAGR, encoded by the coding sequence ATGAACTCCCTTGGTGAACTCGAGCGCAGCGTCATGGACCTGCTGTGGGCGAGCGCTGAAGGCCTCTCGGCTTACGATCTGCAGGCCGAGCTGGCTGGTCCAGACGGTACTGGGCGTGAGCTCGCAGCGACGACCATCCTGACTGTGCTCTCGCGGCTCGAAAAGAAGAACTTCGTCGTGCGGGAGCGTGACCTGCGGCCGCACCGTTACCGTGCAGCCTCCGGTCGTGAATCTCACATGGCCGACCTCATGCACGAAGTGCTGGGTGGGGCGAATGACCGTACCGCTGTGCTTGAACGCTTTGTGGGCCAGGTGTCCAACGAAGAAGCCGAGACCCTCCGCCGCATTCTCGCCGGTCGCTAA
- a CDS encoding alpha-hydroxy acid oxidase has product MVKRQFPNPVELAKLMKFKAPELNGKKRRLDGALTIYDLKDIAKRRTPKAAYDYTDGSAEGEISLSRARQAFEDIEFHPSILRDASNVSTTTQILGGTSAMPFGIAPTGFTRLMQTEGEIAGAGAAAAAGIPFTLSTLGTTSIEDVKAENPNGRNWFQLYVMREREISYGLVERAAAAGYDTLMFTVDTPVAGARLRDKRNGFSIPPQLTAGTILNAIPRPWWWFDFLTTPPLEFASLATTGGTVGELLDSAMDPSINYEDLEIIRAMWPGKIVIKGVQNLEDSKRLAALGVDGILLSNHGGRQLDRAPIPFHLLPEVAREVGNDVEVMVDTGIMNGADVVASMALGAKFTLIGRAYLYGLMAGGRQGVDRTIEILSDQIVRTMKLLEVTSIEELEPKHVTQLQRLAPRAVAPSAAAAVPAKRAAPRKAAASASAAAAAKAAPTKAAAKKPATKKAAVKK; this is encoded by the coding sequence ATGGTTAAGCGTCAATTTCCGAACCCCGTAGAGCTCGCGAAGCTCATGAAGTTCAAGGCCCCCGAGCTCAACGGTAAAAAGCGCCGCCTCGACGGTGCGCTCACGATCTACGACCTCAAAGACATCGCGAAGCGACGCACCCCCAAGGCTGCCTACGACTACACGGATGGCTCGGCCGAAGGCGAAATCTCGCTGAGCCGGGCGCGCCAGGCGTTCGAGGACATCGAGTTTCACCCGTCGATCCTGCGCGATGCCTCGAACGTGTCGACCACCACGCAAATTCTCGGTGGCACCTCCGCCATGCCCTTCGGAATCGCCCCCACGGGATTCACGCGCCTCATGCAGACCGAGGGCGAGATTGCGGGCGCGGGCGCAGCAGCGGCAGCAGGCATTCCCTTCACGCTCTCGACGCTCGGCACGACATCCATTGAAGATGTGAAAGCCGAAAACCCGAACGGGCGCAACTGGTTCCAGCTGTACGTGATGCGCGAGCGCGAGATTTCGTACGGACTCGTCGAGCGCGCGGCCGCTGCCGGGTACGACACCCTCATGTTCACGGTCGACACCCCCGTTGCCGGAGCGCGACTGCGGGATAAGCGCAACGGCTTCTCGATTCCACCGCAGCTGACCGCCGGCACGATCCTCAACGCGATCCCCCGCCCGTGGTGGTGGTTCGACTTCCTCACGACTCCCCCGCTCGAGTTCGCGTCGCTCGCGACCACCGGCGGCACCGTGGGCGAACTGCTCGACTCCGCCATGGATCCGTCGATCAACTACGAAGACCTCGAGATCATCCGCGCCATGTGGCCGGGCAAGATCGTCATCAAGGGAGTGCAGAACCTCGAAGACTCGAAGCGCCTCGCCGCACTCGGTGTTGACGGCATCCTGCTCTCGAACCACGGTGGCCGCCAGCTCGACCGCGCGCCCATCCCGTTCCACCTGCTGCCCGAGGTCGCTCGCGAAGTCGGCAACGACGTTGAAGTGATGGTCGACACCGGCATCATGAACGGTGCGGATGTCGTGGCCTCGATGGCGCTCGGCGCCAAGTTCACCCTCATCGGCCGCGCCTACCTCTACGGCCTCATGGCCGGAGGCCGCCAGGGCGTCGACCGCACCATCGAGATCCTCTCGGACCAGATCGTGCGCACCATGAAGCTGCTCGAAGTCACGAGCATCGAAGAGCTCGAGCCCAAGCACGTCACTCAGCTGCAGCGACTGGCACCCCGTGCCGTCGCGCCGAGCGCCGCCGCTGCGGTTCCCGCCAAGCGTGCTGCGCCGCGCAAGGCTGCTGCATCCGCTTCGGCCGCGGCCGCAGCTAAGGCCGCACCCACGAAGGCTGCCGCGAAGAAGCCGGCCACAAAGAAAGCCGCTGTAAAGAAGTAA
- the cydB gene encoding cytochrome d ubiquinol oxidase subunit II encodes MDLPTIWFIAIAALWIGYLLLEGFDLGVGMLLLFSTHKDRERRLMLNAIGPVWDGNEVWLITAGAATFAAFPFWYASLFSALYIPLTIVLVSLIFRAVAIEYRGKGSTDKWRMWWDRALGLGSLGSAFGIGAALALTTTGLPIDANGDRVGGAFAWFTPYAVLGGLAVIGFALVHASVFLGLKTDGDVRVRARSFVVRWSPVALLPIVAWVLIIQFQHGTPITWALVVVAVIAVVFGWISARAGREGWAFVGVAAFLVAGASSIFAAVYPVVLPSTIDPAFDLTIANAASGEYTLGVMSIVTAIGLPLVFVYQGWTYWVFRNRLSVHHLPEAHDVKPAVASASSASASSSSAS; translated from the coding sequence ATGGATCTTCCAACAATCTGGTTTATCGCGATCGCCGCTTTGTGGATCGGCTACCTCCTTCTCGAGGGCTTCGACCTCGGCGTCGGGATGCTGTTGCTTTTCAGTACCCACAAGGACCGCGAACGTCGCCTCATGCTCAATGCCATCGGCCCGGTCTGGGACGGTAACGAGGTCTGGCTGATCACCGCCGGAGCCGCCACGTTCGCTGCATTCCCGTTTTGGTATGCATCGCTCTTCTCGGCGCTCTACATCCCGCTGACGATCGTGCTCGTGAGCCTGATCTTCCGCGCCGTAGCGATCGAGTACCGCGGTAAGGGTTCCACTGACAAATGGCGTATGTGGTGGGACCGCGCGCTCGGGCTCGGCTCCCTCGGTTCGGCTTTCGGTATCGGTGCGGCGCTCGCGCTGACCACCACCGGCCTCCCGATCGATGCCAACGGTGACCGCGTTGGCGGCGCTTTCGCGTGGTTCACCCCGTATGCCGTCCTCGGTGGCCTCGCGGTTATCGGCTTCGCGCTCGTTCACGCCTCCGTCTTCCTCGGCCTCAAGACCGACGGCGACGTGCGCGTCCGCGCCCGCAGTTTCGTCGTGCGCTGGAGCCCCGTTGCGCTGCTGCCGATCGTGGCGTGGGTGCTGATCATCCAGTTCCAGCACGGCACCCCCATCACGTGGGCACTCGTTGTGGTCGCGGTGATCGCGGTCGTCTTCGGCTGGATCAGTGCGCGTGCCGGGCGTGAAGGCTGGGCTTTCGTGGGCGTCGCGGCGTTCTTGGTCGCTGGTGCATCATCCATCTTCGCCGCGGTCTATCCCGTAGTGCTGCCGTCGACGATCGACCCCGCGTTCGACCTGACCATCGCCAACGCAGCAAGCGGTGAATATACGCTTGGCGTAATGAGCATCGTGACGGCGATCGGTCTGCCATTGGTGTTCGTCTACCAGGGTTGGACGTACTGGGTGTTCCGCAACCGCCTGAGCGTGCACCACCTCCCGGAGGCTCACGATGTAAAGCCCGCGGTTGCCTCCGCTTCGTCAGCTAGCGCCTCCTCGTCTTCAGCTAGCTAG
- a CDS encoding M56 family metallopeptidase has translation MVAAAIILGVIAILLAWPVPAILPGARWAYRRPTLGLLVWQLVALIGGFSMIGSLVLLGAATFATDLPDTATGMWRFVTHNELPEGSSVWSLLALSGALFLTAHLLLNLLVTVVYAERERARHSQLITLLSEPMTDRPGTRVINTPAPVAYCLPGALTSITVLSAGLLQLLDEEELQAVIEHERAHVRLRHDIVLIFFTAWKLSLPWLPTARNASREVALLLEMHADDNALARVTRGSLARAITVVSEGGALPQRSELSAALPESTPKELRARLLRLA, from the coding sequence GTGGTCGCCGCCGCGATCATTCTCGGAGTCATTGCCATTCTCTTGGCGTGGCCCGTGCCGGCGATCCTGCCCGGCGCACGGTGGGCCTATCGTCGCCCGACTCTCGGATTACTGGTGTGGCAACTCGTGGCCCTCATCGGTGGCTTCAGCATGATCGGTTCTCTCGTGCTGCTCGGGGCGGCGACCTTCGCCACCGACCTTCCGGATACCGCAACCGGCATGTGGCGTTTCGTCACCCACAATGAGCTCCCCGAGGGCTCCTCGGTGTGGTCGTTGCTCGCTCTCTCAGGAGCGCTCTTTCTCACCGCGCACTTGCTGCTCAACCTGCTCGTCACTGTCGTCTACGCCGAACGCGAGCGCGCCCGCCACTCGCAGTTGATCACGCTCCTCAGCGAACCAATGACTGACCGCCCCGGCACGCGCGTGATCAACACTCCGGCCCCCGTCGCCTACTGCCTGCCCGGCGCGCTCACCTCCATCACCGTGCTGAGCGCCGGCCTGCTGCAGCTGCTCGATGAAGAAGAGCTGCAGGCCGTGATCGAACACGAACGTGCGCACGTGCGGTTACGGCACGACATCGTGTTGATCTTCTTCACCGCGTGGAAGCTGTCACTGCCCTGGCTTCCCACCGCCCGAAACGCCTCGCGAGAAGTGGCCCTTCTTCTTGAAATGCACGCGGACGACAACGCCCTCGCGCGCGTCACGCGCGGCAGCCTCGCCCGCGCCATCACCGTTGTCTCCGAAGGCGGAGCTCTTCCCCAGCGCAGCGAACTCTCCGCCGCCCTGCCGGAATCGACGCCCAAGGAACTGCGCGCTCGGCTTCTTCGGCTCGCTTAG
- a CDS encoding cytochrome ubiquinol oxidase subunit I, with the protein MDPLEIARWQFGITTVYHFIMVPLTLGLGPIVALMQTQWVRTGDEKWLRMTKFWGKLYLINFIMGVATGLVQEFQFGMAWSEYSRYVGDVFGAPLAMEGLLAFFFESVFLGLWIFGWSRLPKKLHLATLWIAVAGSIVSAFFIIVANSWMQHPVGVELIDGRPVMTDIWAVLTNNTALSAFSHTVTGAIAVGAGFVVGISWYQLWQRRRDGIDTVDATGRVVVGENLSIPGRDRKDHSVWIKSIRIGAVIAILGFGALSITGDLQAKLMFEQQPLKMAAAEAACHDGTSFSVLSIGPLGGQDCEDVVGIIEIPGLLSFLAHGDFDTEIQGVNTLIPQYQELYGTNLPDDPLYGERAGQEIDYLPLMEVTYWGFRLMIGFGMLAAGFAALTLWIVRKGTVPRSKFLMGTALLSIAAPFGANIAGWVFTEMGRQPFVVVPNPTPGGIDGVYMFTAAAVSPGVSGEEIIFSLAALALVYAFLMVFEIKLLVKYVRGGVASAMPELGHPEDDGSDPDDPNKPDKRDDVLAFAY; encoded by the coding sequence GTGGACCCCCTAGAGATCGCCAGATGGCAATTCGGAATTACCACCGTTTACCACTTCATCATGGTTCCGCTCACGTTGGGTCTCGGCCCTATCGTTGCGCTCATGCAAACCCAGTGGGTGCGCACCGGCGATGAAAAGTGGCTGCGCATGACCAAGTTCTGGGGCAAGTTGTACCTCATCAACTTCATCATGGGTGTGGCCACGGGCCTCGTTCAGGAGTTCCAGTTCGGCATGGCGTGGAGCGAGTATTCCCGTTACGTTGGTGACGTCTTCGGCGCACCGCTCGCGATGGAAGGCCTGCTCGCGTTCTTCTTCGAGTCCGTCTTCCTTGGCCTCTGGATTTTTGGCTGGAGCCGCCTCCCCAAGAAGCTTCACCTTGCAACCCTCTGGATCGCTGTTGCCGGCTCGATCGTTTCCGCCTTCTTCATCATCGTGGCGAACTCGTGGATGCAGCACCCGGTTGGTGTTGAACTCATCGATGGCCGCCCCGTCATGACCGACATTTGGGCCGTGCTCACCAATAACACCGCCCTCTCCGCTTTCTCTCACACGGTCACCGGTGCTATCGCCGTCGGTGCTGGCTTCGTCGTCGGCATCTCCTGGTACCAGCTCTGGCAGCGCCGTCGCGACGGAATCGACACGGTGGATGCCACCGGACGCGTCGTCGTCGGCGAAAACCTCAGCATCCCCGGCCGCGACCGCAAGGACCACAGCGTCTGGATCAAGAGCATCCGCATCGGTGCCGTCATCGCGATCCTCGGGTTCGGTGCGCTCTCCATTACCGGTGACCTTCAGGCCAAGCTCATGTTTGAACAGCAGCCCCTGAAGATGGCAGCCGCTGAAGCCGCGTGCCACGACGGCACGAGCTTCTCAGTGCTTTCGATTGGCCCGCTCGGAGGCCAAGACTGTGAAGATGTCGTGGGCATTATTGAAATTCCCGGGTTGCTCTCGTTTCTCGCTCACGGCGACTTCGATACCGAAATTCAGGGTGTGAACACCCTCATCCCGCAGTACCAAGAGTTGTACGGCACCAACCTCCCCGATGACCCGCTGTATGGCGAGCGTGCCGGCCAGGAGATCGACTACCTCCCTCTCATGGAGGTCACCTACTGGGGCTTCCGCCTCATGATCGGCTTCGGGATGCTCGCGGCAGGGTTTGCAGCCCTTACGCTCTGGATCGTTCGCAAGGGCACCGTGCCGCGGTCGAAGTTCCTCATGGGAACAGCGCTGCTCAGCATCGCAGCCCCCTTCGGCGCCAACATCGCCGGCTGGGTCTTCACCGAGATGGGCCGCCAACCGTTCGTGGTCGTGCCCAACCCGACGCCCGGTGGCATTGACGGTGTCTACATGTTCACCGCCGCCGCCGTCTCCCCCGGTGTCAGCGGCGAAGAGATAATCTTCTCGCTCGCCGCGCTTGCTCTCGTCTATGCCTTCCTGATGGTCTTCGAGATCAAGCTGCTGGTCAAGTACGTACGCGGTGGCGTCGCCTCGGCAATGCCTGAGCTCGGGCATCCAGAAGACGACGGCAGCGACCCCGACGATCCCAACAAACCAGACAAGCGCGACGACGTTCTCGCGTTCGCCTACTAA
- a CDS encoding rhamnulokinase family protein: MNAGVVAAVDLGATSGRVMLGLVGHNELSVRPVARFPNGPVRREDGLHWDIDALYSSVLAGLAAAIREEPQLSSIGVDSWAVDYALMAGGQMIAPPFHYRDDRTAAGVERVHTIADHAELYASNGLQFLPFNTLYQFAAEQNLADADGFLLVPDLINYWLTGRQVAEQTNASTTGLLNLATGQWDDALIEKLGYSRSLFPELVTPGTTLGPVRDELGIRADVVAVGSHDTASAVVAVPATNDDFAYISCGTWGLVGVELNSPVLTEASRAANFTNEGGVDGRVRYLHNVMGLWLLSECVRDWQKEDASVDLLELLAAASALTTTVPIFDANDPRFLAPEGMPARIAAWCTELDVAVPQSRVEFVRSIIESLSVAFVDAVHTASDLSGKSVSVIHIVGGGSQNELLCQLIADRSGMPVLAGPVEATAIGNVLVQARAQGFVEGSLESLRSLVATAFSPKQYLPRS, from the coding sequence ATGAATGCGGGAGTGGTCGCTGCGGTTGATCTCGGTGCGACCAGTGGCCGAGTCATGCTCGGCCTCGTGGGTCACAACGAGCTCAGCGTTCGCCCGGTAGCGCGCTTTCCCAATGGTCCGGTGCGCCGTGAAGACGGTTTGCACTGGGACATTGATGCGCTCTACTCGAGCGTGCTCGCCGGTTTGGCGGCTGCTATTCGCGAAGAACCGCAACTGTCGAGCATCGGAGTGGACTCGTGGGCGGTCGACTATGCGTTGATGGCGGGCGGGCAGATGATTGCTCCCCCGTTCCATTACCGCGATGACCGCACGGCCGCAGGCGTGGAGCGCGTGCACACGATCGCTGATCACGCTGAGCTCTATGCCTCGAACGGCCTGCAGTTCCTCCCCTTTAATACGCTGTACCAGTTCGCGGCCGAGCAGAACCTTGCCGATGCCGATGGTTTCTTGCTCGTCCCCGACCTGATCAACTACTGGTTGACGGGGCGACAGGTTGCCGAGCAGACCAACGCGTCGACGACGGGGCTGCTGAATCTGGCGACCGGCCAGTGGGATGACGCGCTCATCGAGAAGCTCGGATACTCCCGCAGCCTCTTCCCTGAGTTGGTTACTCCCGGCACGACCCTGGGGCCGGTGCGCGACGAGCTCGGCATCCGTGCCGATGTGGTCGCTGTTGGATCGCATGACACGGCATCCGCTGTCGTCGCGGTCCCGGCAACGAACGACGACTTCGCGTATATCTCGTGCGGAACGTGGGGGCTCGTGGGCGTTGAGCTGAACTCCCCCGTGCTCACCGAAGCTAGCCGAGCCGCGAACTTCACCAACGAGGGCGGCGTCGACGGACGCGTGCGCTACCTGCACAACGTCATGGGCCTGTGGCTGCTGAGCGAGTGCGTGCGCGACTGGCAGAAGGAAGACGCCAGCGTCGACCTTCTCGAACTGCTGGCGGCGGCATCCGCTCTCACGACAACGGTGCCAATCTTCGACGCGAACGACCCACGCTTCCTTGCTCCCGAGGGAATGCCCGCGCGCATTGCTGCTTGGTGCACCGAACTCGATGTGGCTGTTCCGCAGTCGCGCGTGGAGTTTGTGCGCAGCATTATCGAAAGCCTCAGCGTTGCTTTCGTGGATGCCGTACACACGGCCTCAGATCTCTCCGGAAAGTCGGTGTCGGTTATCCATATCGTCGGCGGTGGCTCGCAGAACGAGTTGCTCTGCCAGCTGATCGCGGACCGCAGCGGAATGCCGGTGCTCGCCGGCCCCGTGGAGGCCACGGCCATTGGCAACGTGCTCGTTCAGGCGCGCGCCCAGGGGTTCGTCGAAGGTTCGCTCGAGAGCTTGCGCAGCCTCGTCGCTACCGCGTTCTCGCCGAAGCAGTATCTGCCGCGTTCGTAG
- a CDS encoding endo alpha-1,4 polygalactosaminidase, with the protein MTVRAPRFSSPAICVTAVLAVLLVLAGCSAAVPRATETDATPTATASPTLFAAGAVADYQLGGAYEPDAAVTVVVRDASEEPLAGAYSICYLNGFQSQPGESWPSELLLRDAEGDPVIDANWPDETLLDIRTAGNRDAIAARFAPLIEGCASAGFAAVEFDNLDSYARSAGVLEREQAVAMAMLFVQLGHSNGLAVAQKNSAEMLGEAASAIGFDFAIVEECDQYSECGDFTDFYGEAVIDIEYTDELRRPFSEVCADAATPRITMLRDRDLTPPGSAEYVFEHC; encoded by the coding sequence ATGACAGTGCGCGCGCCACGATTCTCGTCGCCAGCGATCTGTGTCACTGCGGTGCTCGCGGTTCTTCTCGTGCTGGCCGGATGCTCGGCTGCAGTTCCCCGTGCGACCGAGACAGACGCCACTCCCACCGCTACCGCCTCACCGACTCTCTTCGCCGCAGGCGCCGTCGCGGACTACCAACTCGGCGGAGCGTACGAGCCCGACGCTGCCGTCACCGTCGTCGTGCGTGACGCGAGCGAGGAGCCTCTCGCCGGTGCCTATTCCATCTGTTACCTCAACGGGTTCCAGTCGCAACCGGGGGAGTCGTGGCCAAGCGAGCTGCTGCTGCGCGATGCCGAAGGCGACCCGGTCATTGACGCGAACTGGCCAGACGAGACGCTGCTCGACATCCGTACCGCCGGCAATCGCGATGCTATCGCCGCACGCTTCGCGCCACTGATTGAGGGCTGCGCGAGCGCGGGGTTCGCGGCCGTGGAGTTCGATAACCTCGACAGCTACGCGCGCTCCGCCGGGGTTCTTGAGCGGGAGCAGGCGGTGGCCATGGCGATGCTGTTCGTGCAGCTCGGCCACAGTAATGGGCTCGCGGTAGCCCAGAAGAACTCGGCGGAGATGCTCGGGGAGGCGGCATCCGCCATCGGCTTCGACTTTGCGATCGTCGAGGAGTGCGACCAGTACTCAGAGTGCGGCGACTTCACCGACTTTTATGGAGAGGCCGTCATCGACATCGAGTACACCGATGAGCTGCGTCGCCCATTCAGCGAGGTGTGTGCGGATGCTGCGACACCGCGCATCACGATGCTGCGGGATCGCGATCTCACGCCGCCCGGCTCAGCGGAGTACGTGTTCGAGCACTGCTGA
- a CDS encoding MFS transporter — protein sequence MTQNSVDVPTPVWRAPGMPALLVLTAAGFGGFVALIPVVPLWAVQGGATEAGSGLVNGLLLIVTVMTQPFVPRLLDRFGTGRVLAVGLALLGAPALLLIISDQLAWILAISAVRGIGFGILTVTGSTVVANLVDRAQHGAAVGIYGAAIAVPQIILVPTASFLADTVGFWAVFVIGALPLLGISSAPRLARVLREQSAARDLLPPTDATPVVSVDGGKSERRSLAISLLRPMILLSGVTLAGGALLTFAPQMSSSPAATAGALALLTLSAAITRWSIGGISDRFGAERFLWPLVVVSVVGLLAIAAAVRDPNATGILLFLVGMTLLGIAYGGLQNLTLVISLAAVKRKQYGTASAAWNIGFDLGTALGSVLIGTLATAFSFPPAVLAAAAIALLTLPLAFLRGPKVSD from the coding sequence GTGACTCAGAACTCTGTCGATGTCCCTACTCCCGTCTGGCGAGCACCCGGAATGCCAGCACTGCTGGTGCTCACGGCCGCTGGCTTCGGGGGCTTTGTCGCCCTGATTCCGGTTGTCCCCCTGTGGGCCGTTCAGGGCGGCGCCACGGAAGCAGGCTCCGGGCTGGTCAATGGTCTTCTGCTGATCGTGACGGTTATGACACAGCCGTTCGTGCCGCGCCTTCTCGATCGTTTCGGCACCGGCCGCGTGCTGGCGGTAGGGCTCGCCCTTCTCGGCGCTCCCGCGCTCTTGCTCATCATCTCTGATCAGCTGGCCTGGATTCTTGCCATCTCGGCCGTCCGCGGTATCGGCTTCGGCATCCTCACCGTCACGGGTTCCACGGTCGTGGCGAACCTCGTCGATCGCGCCCAGCACGGTGCCGCCGTCGGAATCTACGGCGCAGCGATTGCTGTTCCGCAGATCATTCTCGTACCGACCGCATCGTTCCTCGCCGACACCGTCGGGTTCTGGGCGGTTTTCGTGATCGGAGCCCTTCCCCTACTGGGCATTAGTTCCGCTCCGCGTCTCGCTCGAGTGCTTCGCGAGCAGTCCGCCGCTCGCGACCTTTTGCCACCCACCGACGCGACGCCGGTCGTCTCCGTTGATGGTGGAAAGTCTGAGCGCCGCTCTCTGGCGATCAGCCTTCTGCGCCCCATGATTCTGCTCAGCGGCGTCACCCTCGCCGGTGGTGCCCTGCTCACCTTCGCTCCGCAAATGAGTTCGTCGCCCGCAGCGACGGCGGGAGCGCTCGCGCTCCTCACCCTGAGCGCGGCCATCACGCGCTGGTCGATTGGCGGGATTTCTGACCGCTTCGGCGCCGAACGGTTCCTCTGGCCCCTGGTCGTGGTCTCGGTGGTCGGCCTGTTGGCGATCGCCGCCGCTGTTCGAGACCCCAATGCGACCGGCATCCTGCTGTTCCTCGTCGGCATGACGCTTCTCGGTATCGCCTACGGTGGCCTGCAAAACCTCACGCTGGTGATCTCTCTCGCGGCGGTGAAGCGCAAGCAGTACGGCACCGCCAGCGCCGCCTGGAACATCGGTTTCGACCTCGGTACCGCGCTCGGCTCAGTTCTCATTGGAACCCTCGCCACCGCGTTCTCGTTCCCGCCCGCCGTCTTGGCTGCCGCCGCCATCGCGTTGCTCACCCTGCCGCTCGCGTTCCTACGCGGCCCGAAGGTCTCCGACTAG
- a CDS encoding GntR family transcriptional regulator yields the protein MIENAAVLPETVAQKLRADIIAQRDAPGSAITESAVALRFGVARPTARLAIDRLVADGILRREAHRAARVPELSYDDVLDLFDTRSIVETAAMAALAEAGAIPAEALAAHRALTATEDFAHHDIQFHRALVAGQPSSRLTRLHELLMGEVELCIGQVQSAQLITAHEVAEQHQGILDAITAGDASTAERLTRDHILGARDRLLTHLDTDLDTDS from the coding sequence ATGATCGAGAACGCCGCCGTGCTTCCCGAAACCGTCGCCCAAAAACTTCGTGCCGACATCATTGCTCAGCGCGATGCCCCCGGCTCTGCCATCACCGAGTCGGCCGTTGCCCTCCGCTTCGGCGTCGCCCGCCCCACCGCGCGCCTCGCGATTGATCGCCTCGTTGCCGACGGCATCCTGCGCCGTGAAGCCCACCGCGCCGCGCGCGTGCCCGAGCTCAGCTATGACGATGTGCTCGACCTCTTTGACACCCGCTCCATCGTGGAGACCGCCGCCATGGCTGCGTTAGCCGAAGCCGGCGCGATCCCGGCGGAGGCGCTGGCAGCCCACCGCGCGCTCACCGCCACCGAAGATTTCGCGCACCACGACATCCAGTTTCACCGCGCGCTTGTCGCCGGTCAGCCCAGCTCTCGCCTCACCCGTCTGCACGAACTGCTCATGGGTGAAGTTGAGCTGTGCATTGGGCAGGTTCAGTCCGCCCAGCTCATTACCGCTCACGAGGTGGCCGAGCAACACCAGGGCATCCTCGATGCCATCACCGCCGGGGATGCCTCCACCGCAGAGCGCCTCACCCGCGACCACATTTTGGGGGCGCGCGATCGCCTCCTCACACACCTCGACACCGACCTCGACACCGACAGCTAA
- a CDS encoding Gfo/Idh/MocA family protein: protein MTKQVAWGILGTGWIATLQTSDLKEHGHKVVAVGSRTQESADKFAAEYGIPTAHGSYEDLVADPNVDAIYVATPHPFHEEHALLALNAGKHVLVEKVFTMNAAQAENVVARANEQNLVVLEAMWTRYLPHMVRIRELIAEGALGTIRSVIADHNQNLPSDPLHRINNPLLGGGALLDLGIYPVSFAFDILGAPSSLVAVATKTGTDVDRQTSMIFSYGTEAQAVLQTTLDLRGPTRAVIVGTEGRIEIDETFYAPTTFTRFDGEGNLVEEFDGSTTGRGMQFQAAELERLVAAGELTNDILSPTESIEIMHTLDEIRRQIGLTYPMLDEG from the coding sequence ATGACGAAGCAAGTGGCATGGGGAATCTTGGGCACCGGGTGGATTGCGACGCTGCAAACCAGTGACCTGAAGGAGCACGGCCACAAGGTCGTCGCGGTCGGATCACGCACTCAAGAATCGGCAGACAAGTTCGCCGCCGAGTACGGCATCCCGACCGCTCACGGCAGCTACGAAGACCTCGTTGCTGACCCCAACGTCGACGCCATCTACGTCGCAACGCCGCACCCCTTCCACGAAGAGCACGCCCTGCTCGCGCTCAACGCCGGTAAGCACGTTCTCGTGGAGAAGGTGTTCACGATGAACGCGGCGCAGGCTGAGAACGTCGTGGCCCGGGCCAACGAACAGAACCTTGTTGTGTTGGAAGCCATGTGGACCCGCTACCTGCCGCACATGGTGCGCATCCGCGAGCTCATCGCCGAGGGCGCACTGGGAACGATTCGCAGCGTGATCGCGGACCACAACCAGAACCTGCCCAGCGATCCGCTGCACCGCATCAACAACCCGCTCTTGGGAGGTGGCGCGCTGCTCGACCTCGGCATCTACCCCGTGTCGTTTGCCTTTGACATTTTGGGGGCACCATCCAGCCTGGTGGCCGTGGCCACTAAGACTGGTACGGATGTCGACCGCCAGACCTCGATGATCTTCAGCTACGGCACCGAAGCTCAAGCAGTGCTGCAGACTACCCTCGACCTGCGCGGCCCCACGCGCGCCGTCATTGTAGGCACCGAAGGCCGCATCGAAATCGATGAGACCTTCTACGCCCCCACGACCTTCACTCGCTTCGACGGCGAGGGTAACCTCGTCGAAGAGTTCGACGGCAGCACCACGGGTCGCGGCATGCAATTCCAGGCCGCCGAACTCGAGCGCCTCGTTGCCGCTGGTGAGCTGACCAACGACATCCTCTCGCCGACCGAGAGCATCGAGATCATGCACACGCTCGACGAAATCCGCCGCCAGATCGGGCTCACGTACCCGATGCTCGACGAGGGCTAA